A window of the Hordeum vulgare subsp. vulgare chromosome 5H, MorexV3_pseudomolecules_assembly, whole genome shotgun sequence genome harbors these coding sequences:
- the LOC123396335 gene encoding uncharacterized protein LOC123396335 — MATSKTGPWPRIKRGLTSTYVIRSSHPRVAGNSSSASCNILRYSTERPANRTADRPAQHAMKASLKLRDEAGPLLRAKLPVELFSVPAVASLTAGDPADLRLSLATAVPALPSLRLSYAPNRPAGSSPLSASLVLGHGPGGCPSAPGASAITMVVEVSAAGALSFSLALKPSLGDFAVRKRFYSDGGGGGMSASVVTMRSVVPVRGGAAAARVRWGVRIPAEMTAGVEAGNAGVMLRRLPFLVLGKVTVERRAGKSAPEVARQEEAAVEKVRRENEKLRREVHGLRATAGQRRENETAALAAAGRSIGGWSPGMSTKRDGVDVGQQVNPAR; from the coding sequence ATGGCCACGAGCAAGACGGGTCCATGGCCACGAATTAAACGCGGCCTCACCTCCACGTACGTAATCCGCAGTTCCCATCCACGTGTCGCCGGCAACTCTAGCAGCGCCTCGTGCAACATACTCAGATACTCTACAGAACGGCCAGCGAACCGAACTGCCGACCGACCGGCGCAGCACGCCATGAAGGCGTCGCTGAAGCTCCGGGACGAGGCGGGGCCGCTGCTCCGCGCGAAGCTCCCCGTCGAGCTCTTCTCCGTGCCCGCCGTCGCCTCGCTCACCGCCGGCGACCCGGCCGACCTCCGCCTCTCCCTCGCCACGGCCGTCCCGGCGCTCCCGTCCCTACGCCTCTCCTACGCGCCGAACCGCCCCGCGGGGTCCTCCCCGCTCTCCGCTTCGCTCGTCCTCGGCCACGGCCCCGGCGGCTGCCCCTCCGCGCCCGGCGCCTCCGCCATCACCATGGTCGTCGAGGTCAGCGCCGCGGGCGCGCTCTCATTCTCGCTGGCCCTCAAGCCCTCGCTGGGAGACTTCGCCGTGCGCAAGCGGTTCTATTCAGACGGCGGGGGCGGCGGGATGTCGGCGTCGGTGGTGACGATGAGGAGCGTCGTGCCGGTTCGCGGGGGCGCGGCAGCGGCGAGGGTCCGGTGGGGCGTGAGGATACCCGCCGAGATGACCGCCGGTGTGGAGGCCGGCAACGCCGGGGTGATGCTGCGGAGGCTGCCTTTCTTGGTTCTCGGCAAGGTCACGGTGGAGAGGCGGGCGGGGAAGTCGGCGCCGGAGGTTGCGCGGcaagaggaggcggcggtggagaaggTGAGGAGAGAGAACGAGAAGCTGAGGCGGGAGGTCCACGGGCTCCGGGCGACAGCTGGGCAGAGGAGAGAGAATGAGACAGCGGCGTTGGCCGCTGCCGGCCGGAGCATTGGCGGATGGTCGCCAGGGATGAGTACGAAACGAGATGGCGTTGATGTAGGCCAGCAAGTGAATCCTGCCCGCTAG